The Rhodopirellula halodulae genome includes the window GAAGACCGGACCAACCACGGGCCACTTTTCAATGCGTTGCATCATCGTGTCAACGAATTTGCCGCCGAAGACCAGCACCGCCAGGATCGCCGATCCGACTGACAGCAAGCCAACCGTAATGAGCTTGATGTCATCAATGGTGATTCCGTTGAACTCGAACGGATCTTGCGACTGGTGCAGCAGCAAGCCGCCGGAGACGAGCAAGAGTAACCCATAAAGACCCGAACCACGATCGACCACCACCGAAGCCACCGCCGCGACGCGTTTGCCGGGTGAGCGTTTGGCTAGGAAGATCGCTTTGAAGAGATCGCCGCCGACGCTGCCCGCCGAGACAAAGCTGAGTAGAAAGCAGATCGAACTGAGCCGCATGGCTTCCAGGAGGCTCAGCGGAATGCCTTGGCACCGAACCAGCACCCACCAACGAACAAACGAGACCAGCAGAGCACAAATCGCGACGCACAAAGCACCCAACAGCAAGGGTGTGTTGATCGATCGAGCGGTCAAGTCATCCCACTGTTGTGGTTCGATGCGTTGCAGCAAATACCCAATGATCGCGATGGGAACCGCGAATTTGATCAGGGTGATGACGGTGCGTTTCAAATGGTCAGGCATGGCGGCAAGAATAATTCGCCACTTGCTTTTCGGGTAGGCGAATCAGTCCACTCGATCCGCATTTGTCCCCGCGGTGGCGTCATCAGAATGTTGGACCAAGGACGGTTGCCGGTCTGGAACTTGTTTGGGGAGCGTTTGGCAATTCGAAGCGTTCGTCGTGGTTGACGGTATGATGGCGTATACCGCGACGGCCGTGGTTTTTCCTTTCACCGTTTGATCCGGCAACGTTTGGACCTCGAATGAATCTGGCAAGGAGTCGCGGGTGGATTGGGTGATCAGCAGGACGCGGTTCAGAGGCTTCGTCAGCGATTCGACTCGGGAGGCGATGTTCACCGTGTCGCCGATCGCGGTGTACTCCTGGCGTTTGGGAGAGCCAATGCAACCGACCACGGCGATGCCCGTGTTGATTCCAATGCCGATGGCGAACTCGTTCCAGCCGGCGTCCAGCATGCGGTCTTGAAGCGAATCGACGACGCATGCCAATTCGCAACCGGCAGTGACCGCGCGGGGCCCGTGCAATTCAGTTTGGGAGCCCACGCCGAAGATGGCCATGAAGCCATCACCTAAGAACT containing:
- a CDS encoding lysylphosphatidylglycerol synthase transmembrane domain-containing protein, which gives rise to MPDHLKRTVITLIKFAVPIAIIGYLLQRIEPQQWDDLTARSINTPLLLGALCVAICALLVSFVRWWVLVRCQGIPLSLLEAMRLSSICFLLSFVSAGSVGGDLFKAIFLAKRSPGKRVAAVASVVVDRGSGLYGLLLLVSGGLLLHQSQDPFEFNGITIDDIKLITVGLLSVGSAILAVLVFGGKFVDTMMQRIEKWPVVGPVFEHVGPPLRMFHHHPWAFAASILMSVVVQGLLVISMYLIAVSMYDLPPTLAEHFVIVPIGMLMSALPLTPAGIGVLEATIETLYHIIPARTTDASGTLVALAFELVKVVMAVIGTVFYWTAGREVQESLEEANTADSNADDLDTTDSATKEAIA